One Brachybacterium kimchii genomic window carries:
- a CDS encoding ABC transporter ATP-binding protein: MEQITTAEATGDRTDDMFSHSVVTGEAVLACQNVTKEFSVAGGKIVAVDDVSLQFPAGSVLAVVGESGSGKSTLARMLLRLMPVTSGSITYRDQDVTRLHGRQLRGYWREVQAVFQDPFASFNQFFTVGSLLRRSLHLTEVPKDEADDLIEQCLGYVDLTPDEAMGKFPHQLSGGQRQRVMIARALMMKPTVLLADEATSMLDATLRVNVLNVLHDLKHDLGLTVLFITHDIGQACYLADRVAVMEHGRVVERGTTEEVIFDPHGDYTKRLLSDVPDLKGSLKRSA; this comes from the coding sequence ATGGAGCAGATCACGACGGCCGAGGCGACCGGCGACCGGACCGATGACATGTTCAGCCACAGCGTGGTGACGGGGGAGGCCGTGCTGGCCTGCCAGAACGTCACCAAGGAATTCAGCGTGGCGGGCGGGAAGATCGTCGCGGTCGACGACGTCTCCCTGCAGTTCCCCGCCGGCAGCGTGCTCGCGGTGGTGGGGGAGTCCGGGTCGGGCAAGTCGACGCTCGCCCGCATGCTGCTGCGGCTGATGCCCGTCACCTCGGGCAGCATCACCTACCGCGATCAGGACGTCACGCGACTGCACGGTCGTCAGCTGCGCGGGTACTGGCGCGAGGTGCAGGCCGTGTTCCAGGATCCCTTCGCCTCCTTCAACCAGTTCTTCACGGTCGGCTCGCTGCTGCGGCGCAGCCTGCACCTGACGGAGGTCCCCAAGGACGAGGCCGACGACCTCATCGAGCAGTGCCTGGGCTACGTCGATCTCACGCCCGACGAGGCGATGGGGAAGTTCCCGCACCAGCTCTCCGGCGGCCAGCGCCAGCGCGTGATGATCGCCCGCGCGCTGATGATGAAGCCGACGGTGCTGCTCGCCGACGAGGCGACGAGCATGCTGGACGCGACCCTGCGCGTGAACGTCCTGAACGTGCTCCACGACCTCAAGCACGACCTGGGCCTCACCGTCCTGTTCATCACCCACGACATCGGCCAGGCCTGCTATCTCGCGGACCGCGTCGCGGTGATGGAGCACGGGCGCGTGGTCGAGCGCGGCACCACCGAGGAGGTCATCTTCGACCCCCACGGCGACTACACCAAGAGACTGCTCTCGGACGTCCCCGACCTGAAGGGGAGCCTCAAGCGCAGCGCCTGA
- a CDS encoding HAD-IA family hydrolase, with product MRDRDGDGDGDGDGASIIWDLGGTLLDTYPDVDRALARAVFGDDPSGPAPGRIAEVARLTRISSARANDELSVRHGVPRHELQEAYDQVKEHWREHPAPAMPGAREVMDAVREGGGANLVATHRDALSARMLLDAAGLEVEDLVCAPDGFARKPDPQMLQALIARHRLDPARVLAVGDRSADVEAARAAGVPAVLLETPGIHLPAGSAPRITRLAQLLDMPPLTARR from the coding sequence ATGCGGGATCGGGACGGCGACGGCGATGGGGACGGGGACGGGGCGAGCATCATCTGGGACCTCGGCGGGACGCTCCTGGACACCTACCCGGACGTGGACCGGGCGCTGGCCCGCGCGGTCTTCGGCGACGACCCGTCGGGCCCCGCGCCGGGGCGGATCGCCGAGGTCGCGCGGCTGACGCGGATCTCGAGCGCCCGCGCGAACGACGAGCTGAGCGTCCGCCACGGCGTGCCGCGCCATGAGCTCCAGGAGGCGTACGACCAGGTGAAAGAGCACTGGCGAGAGCATCCCGCGCCCGCGATGCCCGGTGCCCGTGAGGTCATGGATGCCGTGCGGGAGGGCGGGGGAGCGAACCTGGTGGCCACGCATCGCGACGCGTTAAGCGCACGCATGCTCCTGGACGCGGCGGGGCTCGAGGTCGAGGACCTCGTGTGCGCGCCCGACGGCTTCGCCCGCAAGCCCGACCCGCAGATGCTGCAGGCGCTCATCGCGCGCCACCGCCTGGATCCCGCACGGGTGCTCGCGGTGGGGGACCGGAGCGCGGACGTCGAGGCCGCCCGCGCCGCCGGCGTCCCCGCCGTACTCCTCGAGACCCCGGGAATCCATCTGCCGGCGGGCTCCGCCCCGCGGATCACCCGCCTCGCCCAGCTGCTCGACATGCCGCCGCTCACCGCGCGCCGATAG
- a CDS encoding CPBP family intramembrane glutamic endopeptidase encodes MTSSDAPQTPPSTGRAPGPPVGPTPPAPHAEARASVLRDRPFGAHVRTRWWAPIAVLVALMAIMFSSQIAAGILWVIATMALHGAAPAGSGLSPSLMLLTNLCLALLIPVSLLALRWIAGVPWRAALAVARPFSWGRALRGVVIVLLVIALALGAALLASPDLRAESAVQVGASTLPLVLITLLTTPLQAAGEEIMFRGTLLPLLGSWIRHRPLGAIILGTALSTVLFGLVHGATDPWLALYYTGFGLCGALLAIATGGIEASIAFHVGNNMVFMLFAALTVGDGGIVIDRSAAGGAGGPWVLGMLGLDLLVVAVLAMLGRRRTRRERRGRAGEQRATSA; translated from the coding sequence ATGACCTCCTCCGATGCCCCGCAGACTCCTCCTTCGACGGGCCGGGCGCCCGGCCCGCCCGTCGGGCCGACCCCGCCCGCACCGCACGCGGAAGCCCGGGCGTCGGTGCTCCGCGATCGGCCGTTCGGGGCGCATGTCCGCACGCGCTGGTGGGCGCCGATCGCCGTTCTGGTCGCGCTCATGGCGATCATGTTCTCCTCGCAGATCGCCGCCGGCATCCTCTGGGTGATCGCGACGATGGCCTTGCACGGGGCGGCGCCGGCGGGGAGCGGACTGTCCCCGTCCCTGATGCTGCTGACGAACCTCTGCCTCGCGCTGCTGATCCCCGTCTCGCTGCTCGCCCTGCGCTGGATCGCGGGCGTGCCGTGGCGGGCGGCCCTGGCCGTCGCGCGGCCCTTCTCCTGGGGGCGGGCGCTGCGCGGCGTCGTGATCGTGCTGCTCGTGATCGCCCTCGCCCTGGGCGCCGCCCTCCTCGCGAGCCCCGACCTGCGCGCGGAGAGCGCCGTGCAGGTCGGCGCGTCGACCCTGCCGCTGGTGCTCATCACCCTGCTGACCACGCCTCTGCAGGCGGCCGGCGAGGAGATCATGTTCCGGGGGACGCTGCTCCCGCTGCTGGGCTCCTGGATCCGACATCGCCCGCTGGGGGCGATCATCCTGGGCACCGCGCTGTCGACCGTGCTGTTCGGCCTGGTCCACGGCGCCACCGATCCCTGGCTCGCGCTCTACTACACGGGCTTCGGGCTGTGCGGGGCCCTGCTGGCGATCGCCACGGGAGGCATCGAGGCCTCCATCGCCTTCCACGTGGGCAACAACATGGTGTTCATGCTCTTCGCAGCGCTCACGGTGGGCGACGGCGGGATCGTCATCGACCGCTCCGCGGCGGGCGGCGCCGGCGGGCCATGGGTGCTCGGGATGCTGGGGCTCGACCTCCTCGTGGTCGCGGTCCTCGCGATGCTCGGTCGTCGTCGCACGCGGCGTGAACGGCGTGGACGGGCGGGCGAACAGCGCGCGACGAGCGCGTGA
- a CDS encoding endonuclease/exonuclease/phosphatase family protein: MLFGPADPKHLHLMSFNIRMASDETRPGDSDHWPDRAPLLDALLRTEQPTLLGIQEGTFPQLPVVQRALPGHRMVGSGREGGSAGEHAAIFFDAERLHLEAWDQLWLSDTPRLVGSRTWGNQVTRILTWARFRDAVTGIVFAHVNTHFDHEVEHARVRSAGLLAGLVTSPELAELPILVTGDFNSPALSPAWQALVARGPLVDLWESADRRVTPAWGSFPDYGPPVEGAERIDWMLASPDVHAEKIGIGAVPAGRPAPSDHAPLHALIRLG; this comes from the coding sequence ATGCTGTTCGGCCCGGCCGACCCGAAGCACCTGCACCTGATGTCCTTCAACATCCGCATGGCGTCCGACGAGACGCGTCCGGGCGACAGCGACCACTGGCCGGACCGCGCGCCGCTCCTGGACGCACTGCTGCGCACCGAGCAGCCGACGCTCCTGGGCATCCAGGAAGGGACCTTCCCGCAGCTGCCCGTCGTCCAGCGCGCGCTGCCCGGCCACCGGATGGTCGGCTCCGGGCGCGAGGGTGGCAGCGCCGGAGAGCACGCGGCGATCTTCTTCGATGCCGAGCGCCTGCACCTCGAGGCCTGGGACCAGCTCTGGCTCTCGGACACGCCGCGCCTCGTCGGCTCGCGCACATGGGGCAACCAGGTCACCAGGATCCTCACCTGGGCGCGCTTCCGCGACGCTGTCACAGGAATCGTGTTCGCGCACGTCAACACGCATTTCGACCACGAGGTGGAGCATGCGCGCGTGCGCAGTGCGGGGCTCCTGGCGGGACTCGTGACGAGCCCGGAGCTCGCCGAGCTGCCGATCCTGGTGACGGGGGACTTCAACTCCCCCGCGCTCTCCCCCGCCTGGCAGGCGCTCGTCGCCCGCGGCCCGCTCGTCGACCTCTGGGAGTCGGCCGACCGTCGGGTCACGCCCGCGTGGGGATCCTTCCCCGACTACGGGCCTCCGGTCGAGGGCGCCGAGCGCATCGACTGGATGCTCGCCTCCCCGGACGTCCATGCGGAGAAGATCGGCATCGGCGCGGTCCCCGCCGGGCGGCCCGCGCCCTCGGACCATGCGCCCCTGCACGCGCTGATCCGCCTGGGCTGA
- a CDS encoding queuosine precursor transporter: MSTAPTPRAESAQTPQSPEHSGRPAGVAYADRGSSHYDILAMIMCAVVILSGIGAAKGVFFGTIPGIGFDIITDGGFFLFPLAYIVGDIITELYGVRAARRAIIMGFVVNILAAICYQVIIALPPFPDDYGLAKQEAIEMALGPVWIVVLAGLVGFAAGQSVNSLIMSRMKRRAGERGLIGRLFSASGAGELVDTILFCTIAAAAIGITGVGDWAEYTVLGFVYKVAVQYAVIPITAAVIRFLKRVDPTYQAALAAAS, translated from the coding sequence ATGAGCACCGCCCCGACCCCGCGCGCCGAGAGCGCGCAGACCCCGCAGAGCCCCGAGCACTCTGGACGCCCGGCCGGCGTGGCCTACGCCGACCGGGGCTCCTCGCACTACGACATCCTCGCCATGATCATGTGCGCGGTGGTGATCCTCTCGGGCATCGGCGCCGCCAAGGGCGTCTTCTTCGGGACGATCCCGGGCATCGGCTTCGACATCATCACCGATGGCGGCTTCTTCCTCTTCCCCCTGGCGTACATCGTCGGGGACATCATCACGGAGCTCTACGGGGTGCGCGCGGCGCGGCGCGCGATCATCATGGGCTTCGTCGTGAACATCCTCGCCGCGATCTGCTACCAGGTGATCATCGCCCTGCCCCCGTTCCCCGACGACTACGGGCTGGCCAAGCAGGAGGCCATCGAGATGGCGCTCGGCCCGGTGTGGATCGTGGTCCTCGCGGGCCTCGTGGGCTTCGCCGCCGGGCAGAGCGTGAACTCCCTGATCATGAGCCGCATGAAGCGACGAGCGGGGGAGCGGGGCCTCATCGGCCGCCTGTTCTCCGCGAGCGGCGCCGGCGAGCTCGTGGACACCATCCTCTTCTGCACGATCGCGGCCGCCGCGATCGGCATCACCGGCGTGGGCGACTGGGCCGAGTACACGGTGCTGGGCTTCGTCTACAAGGTGGCCGTGCAGTACGCGGTCATCCCGATCACCGCCGCGGTCATCCGCTTCCTCAAGCGCGTGGACCCGACCTACCAGGCGGCGCTGGCAGCCGCCTCATGA
- a CDS encoding TetR/AcrR family transcriptional regulator, with translation MEAGHPEVVDPVPDLLGNVPAGDETRRKENTRSRLVRASVQVFAEKGLDGATIDDLVRAAGFTRGAFYSNFSSKDEVFRAAFALATQQVIQIMHERVDEARAAHGPLGSVVPGASSGDGVDEGARTEEAALMLDLFEAMRPFGRQWCLLHTEAVTHSLRSQADRDELVSQRRLLRSTVAGVLASTAPGVGPREGLGFEDLAQLLIGVFIDLITREQLESEDVSALASTTILGTLRAFLQPGEEGMAGAVCAGAADGGECRTAD, from the coding sequence AGTGGTCGACCCCGTGCCGGACCTCCTGGGGAACGTGCCCGCCGGGGACGAGACCCGCCGCAAGGAGAACACCCGGTCGCGGCTGGTGCGCGCCTCCGTGCAGGTGTTCGCGGAGAAGGGCCTGGACGGGGCGACGATCGACGACCTCGTGCGTGCCGCGGGATTCACGCGCGGGGCGTTCTACTCGAACTTCTCGAGCAAGGACGAGGTGTTCCGGGCGGCCTTCGCGCTCGCGACCCAGCAGGTGATCCAGATCATGCACGAGCGCGTGGACGAGGCGCGCGCCGCGCACGGCCCGCTCGGATCCGTGGTCCCCGGCGCCTCCTCCGGCGACGGGGTCGACGAGGGCGCGCGCACCGAGGAGGCCGCGCTCATGCTCGACCTCTTCGAGGCGATGCGCCCCTTCGGCCGGCAGTGGTGCCTGCTGCACACCGAGGCCGTCACCCACTCCCTGCGCTCCCAGGCCGATCGCGACGAGCTGGTCTCCCAGCGCCGCCTGCTGCGCTCGACGGTCGCCGGGGTCCTCGCCTCGACCGCCCCCGGCGTCGGCCCGCGCGAGGGGCTGGGCTTCGAGGACCTCGCCCAGCTGCTGATCGGCGTGTTCATCGACCTCATCACACGCGAGCAGCTCGAGAGCGAGGACGTCTCCGCCCTCGCCTCGACGACGATCCTGGGCACGCTGCGCGCGTTCCTGCAGCCGGGCGAGGAGGGCATGGCGGGCGCTGTCTGCGCCGGGGCCGCCGACGGGGGAGAATGCCGGACGGCCGACTGA
- a CDS encoding MFS transporter, with protein MTSADTAPVPSAPYPQGSPGYRRVVGAVFLAGFAVFLVMYDTQGLLPQIGAGFGAGEAATGWSVAATTLGMALGMIPLSTVGLRRGLFHRMLVFLVLSGVIGLACALMPSLWSLVAARLLQGIAVSLVPASALALIGERIAPEAITAATGIYLAGNTVGGLCSRLIPGAVAEFASWRWAMGVMAVLCLACGLGVALLRPRGAAAGAGSTSAGARGRPETGEQAAGEQATGERAVARTLRAARESLSIPGVLAACVIGAALMAAFNSAYTVVGFRLQGPELGLGPAAANAVFLLYLLGTLTSARAGGIVGRIGLVPALLLSAVAVAAGYWIALPSQLLWVVVGLGLMTALFFLGHSSASATVARLAPASSRSTASALYLTAYYVGATAGSALGSVGYEHSGWLAAAGLGTLYAAIAALAALLGARAMRRRRAEDARGERRD; from the coding sequence ATGACCTCGGCCGACACCGCTCCCGTCCCGTCCGCCCCGTATCCGCAGGGCTCGCCCGGCTACCGCCGCGTGGTGGGCGCCGTGTTCCTCGCGGGCTTCGCGGTCTTCCTCGTCATGTACGACACGCAGGGCCTGCTGCCGCAGATCGGCGCGGGCTTCGGCGCGGGGGAGGCGGCGACCGGCTGGAGCGTCGCCGCCACAACGCTCGGCATGGCGCTCGGGATGATCCCGCTGAGCACCGTCGGTCTGCGCCGCGGGCTGTTCCACCGCATGCTCGTGTTCCTCGTCCTCTCCGGCGTGATCGGCCTGGCCTGCGCGCTCATGCCCTCGCTGTGGTCGCTGGTGGCGGCGCGGCTCCTGCAGGGCATCGCCGTGTCCCTGGTGCCGGCGAGCGCGCTCGCCCTGATCGGCGAGAGGATCGCTCCCGAGGCCATCACCGCCGCGACCGGCATCTACCTCGCCGGCAACACCGTGGGCGGGCTCTGCTCGCGTCTGATCCCCGGCGCCGTCGCCGAGTTCGCGTCCTGGCGCTGGGCGATGGGCGTGATGGCCGTGCTGTGCCTCGCGTGCGGGCTGGGCGTCGCGCTGCTGCGTCCCCGCGGGGCGGCGGCGGGCGCGGGCTCGACGTCGGCCGGGGCGCGGGGGCGGCCGGAGACGGGGGAGCAGGCAGCAGGGGAGCAGGCGACGGGGGAGCGGGCCGTCGCCCGCACGCTCCGCGCCGCCCGGGAGTCGCTCTCGATCCCCGGGGTGCTCGCGGCGTGCGTGATCGGGGCCGCGCTGATGGCGGCGTTCAACAGCGCGTACACCGTCGTCGGCTTCCGGCTCCAGGGGCCCGAGCTCGGGCTGGGCCCCGCCGCGGCGAACGCCGTGTTCCTGCTCTATCTGCTCGGGACGCTCACCTCGGCCCGGGCCGGCGGGATCGTCGGCCGGATCGGGCTGGTGCCCGCCCTGCTGCTCTCCGCGGTCGCGGTGGCCGCCGGCTACTGGATCGCCCTGCCCTCCCAGCTGCTGTGGGTCGTCGTCGGCCTCGGCCTGATGACGGCACTGTTCTTCCTCGGCCACTCGAGCGCCTCGGCGACGGTCGCCCGCCTCGCCCCGGCCTCGTCCCGCTCGACCGCGTCGGCCCTCTATCTCACCGCCTACTACGTGGGGGCGACGGCCGGATCGGCGCTGGGCTCCGTCGGCTACGAGCACAGCGGATGGCTCGCGGCGGCGGGGCTCGGGACCCTGTACGCGGCGATCGCCGCCCTCGCCGCGCTGCTCGGTGCTCGAGCGATGAGACGGCGCCGCGCGGAGGATGCGCGCGGGGAACGGCGCGACTAG
- a CDS encoding multidrug effflux MFS transporter, translated as MSSRPGDPEYTCTATGGLPTLTGDVPTITGAVPTITSGIPVLEDAVDRELAHLPSSEELAGTRGRVTALVILVLTTLSAIGPLATDMYIPAFPEVTGDLGTTASRMQLTITAFFLGTASGQIIAGPLSDRVGRRIPLLLGISLCLAASIVCALAPNVGVLLAFRVLQGFGGGFGMVLGRAVLIDLTDGPELFRVMNIMQGVGGIAPIVAPLLGGIILLFGQWREVFWVIAAMSLLSLVGTLLLIPESLPASRRHSGGLRTFAHNCAMLLRRRQFVAYMLVNAFSAFALMAYVSASSFVVQNMLGFSSSAYSVSFAINSMGMMAMSFLSARLTRSIHPRPLIRIGLCVVVCASFALLIGSLFLDTPAWIVLPAFFLTVAPQGMIFGNGGALASRAALEVAGTGSAMLGLGFSIAASLAAPLVGLGGTESSLPMAVVMVIGSLISVTCFVIAGRGSGREQTS; from the coding sequence GTGTCCTCGCGCCCCGGCGACCCCGAATACACGTGCACCGCCACCGGCGGCCTGCCCACGCTCACCGGCGACGTGCCGACCATCACCGGCGCGGTGCCCACCATCACCTCCGGCATCCCCGTCCTCGAGGACGCGGTGGACCGCGAGCTCGCCCACCTGCCCAGCTCCGAGGAGCTCGCAGGAACCCGCGGCCGCGTCACCGCGCTCGTGATCCTCGTGCTCACCACGCTCAGCGCCATCGGCCCCCTCGCGACCGACATGTACATCCCCGCCTTCCCCGAGGTCACGGGCGACCTGGGGACGACGGCCTCGCGGATGCAGCTGACCATCACCGCCTTCTTCCTGGGCACCGCGAGCGGGCAGATCATCGCCGGGCCGCTCTCGGACCGCGTGGGGCGGCGGATCCCGCTGCTGCTCGGCATCTCCCTGTGCCTGGCGGCGTCTATCGTCTGCGCCCTCGCCCCGAACGTCGGCGTGCTGCTGGCCTTCCGCGTGCTCCAGGGCTTCGGCGGCGGCTTCGGCATGGTGCTCGGGCGCGCCGTGCTCATCGATCTCACCGACGGGCCGGAGCTGTTCAGGGTCATGAACATCATGCAGGGCGTGGGCGGCATCGCCCCGATCGTCGCGCCGCTGCTGGGCGGGATCATCCTGCTCTTCGGCCAGTGGCGCGAGGTGTTCTGGGTGATCGCCGCGATGTCGCTGCTCTCCCTGGTGGGGACGCTGCTGCTGATCCCGGAGTCGCTCCCGGCCTCGCGGCGCCACAGCGGAGGGCTGCGCACCTTCGCCCACAACTGCGCGATGCTGCTGCGGCGACGTCAGTTCGTCGCCTACATGCTCGTCAACGCGTTCTCGGCGTTCGCGCTCATGGCCTACGTGTCGGCCTCCTCGTTCGTCGTGCAGAACATGCTGGGCTTCTCCTCGTCCGCGTACTCGGTGAGCTTCGCGATCAACTCGATGGGGATGATGGCCATGTCCTTCCTCTCGGCACGCCTGACCCGCAGCATCCATCCGCGCCCGCTGATCCGGATCGGCCTCTGCGTGGTCGTGTGCGCGTCGTTCGCCCTGCTCATCGGCAGCCTCTTCCTCGACACGCCCGCATGGATCGTGCTGCCGGCCTTCTTCCTCACCGTCGCCCCGCAGGGCATGATCTTCGGCAACGGCGGCGCTCTCGCCTCCCGCGCCGCCCTCGAGGTCGCCGGCACGGGCTCGGCGATGCTGGGGCTGGGCTTCTCGATCGCCGCCTCCCTCGCCGCGCCCCTCGTGGGACTGGGCGGCACCGAGTCCTCCCTGCCGATGGCGGTCGTCATGGTGATCGGCTCGCTGATCTCCGTGACGTGCTTCGTGATCGCGGGACGGGGGAGCGGGCGCGAGCAGACGAGCTGA
- a CDS encoding maltokinase N-terminal cap-like domain-containing protein: MAIIHRAQLTPSKPEILRGLLTSRGWLEDGDLTVLGAYRFDDPAGQVGIECHLVRTGETVFHLPLTYRSAPIEDGRADADVDAVEVVTTMEHSVLGTRFVYDALDDEVALDAFWRALCDEQQQAELDVYDGDRLVERRSQSVELRLEIDAGAQAPRLGQLEDDGASFTIAQSIGGLDGAVRLVADWGEGSGVIAAYDGD, encoded by the coding sequence ATGGCGATCATCCACAGGGCGCAGCTGACGCCCTCGAAGCCCGAGATCCTGCGCGGCCTGCTGACCTCCCGCGGCTGGCTCGAGGACGGGGACCTCACGGTCCTCGGTGCCTATAGATTCGATGATCCTGCAGGTCAGGTGGGTATCGAGTGTCATCTGGTGCGCACGGGGGAGACGGTCTTCCATCTGCCGCTGACGTATCGCAGCGCACCGATCGAGGACGGCCGCGCCGACGCCGACGTCGACGCCGTCGAGGTCGTCACGACCATGGAGCACTCGGTGCTCGGCACGCGCTTCGTCTACGACGCCCTCGACGACGAGGTGGCGCTCGACGCGTTCTGGCGCGCGCTGTGCGACGAGCAGCAGCAGGCGGAGCTCGACGTCTACGACGGCGACCGGCTCGTGGAGCGCCGCAGCCAGTCCGTCGAGCTGCGGCTCGAGATCGACGCGGGAGCGCAGGCGCCGCGCCTCGGACAGCTCGAGGACGACGGCGCGTCGTTCACGATCGCCCAGAGCATCGGCGGACTCGACGGCGCGGTCCGTCTCGTCGCCGACTGGGGAGAGGGCAGCGGGGTGATCGCCGCGTACGACGGGGACTGA
- a CDS encoding GH25 family lysozyme, translated as MTRYLPRHARAAGATGPSRPLPTSDSRHPASRRALLRGGAVGVSALTVGGLATAPALAASIPAGIPGQDVSTYQGSVDWKAQMSKGSRYAFIKATEGNTWHSSTFSQQYSSATKAGIIRGAYHFARPDSGGPEKQVDAFLNGGGGWSADGRTLPGMLDLESVSGVPANFGLSQKEMQTWISGFISAYRSAVGRRPMIYTNANWWDKYVGDFAPAHTPMQIAYYSSKKPTNLPGRWWDWDMWQFSDSAPFAGDSSVFQGSESAFTSFVSDKDYAPRGI; from the coding sequence GTGACCCGCTATCTTCCCCGGCACGCGCGTGCCGCCGGCGCCACAGGCCCCTCCCGCCCCCTTCCGACCTCCGACTCCCGGCACCCCGCCTCCCGCCGCGCCCTGCTGCGCGGGGGAGCGGTCGGCGTCTCCGCGCTCACCGTCGGCGGACTCGCGACCGCACCGGCGCTCGCCGCCTCGATCCCCGCCGGCATCCCCGGCCAGGACGTCTCCACCTACCAGGGCAGCGTCGACTGGAAGGCGCAGATGTCCAAGGGCTCGCGCTACGCCTTCATCAAGGCGACCGAGGGCAACACCTGGCACTCGAGCACCTTCAGCCAGCAGTACAGCTCGGCGACGAAGGCCGGGATCATCCGCGGCGCCTACCACTTCGCGCGCCCCGACTCCGGCGGTCCGGAGAAGCAGGTCGACGCCTTCCTGAACGGCGGAGGCGGCTGGTCGGCCGACGGTCGGACGCTGCCCGGCATGCTCGATCTCGAGTCCGTCTCCGGCGTGCCCGCGAACTTCGGGCTCAGCCAGAAGGAGATGCAGACCTGGATCTCCGGCTTCATCTCGGCGTACAGGAGCGCCGTGGGCCGTCGGCCGATGATCTATACCAACGCCAACTGGTGGGACAAGTACGTCGGGGACTTCGCTCCCGCGCACACGCCCATGCAGATCGCGTACTACAGCTCGAAGAAGCCGACGAACCTGCCCGGACGCTGGTGGGACTGGGACATGTGGCAGTTCTCCGACTCCGCGCCCTTCGCGGGGGACTCGAGCGTCTTCCAGGGCTCGGAGAGCGCATTCACCTCGTTCGTCTCCGACAAGGACTACGCGCCGCGCGGGATCTGA
- a CDS encoding GNAT family N-acetyltransferase, which translates to MTATSRPAHLTWDTLRLDDAEQLCSLMNDIGEADGTGEIISLESTREFLGTPGTDLARGSIAVREGDRLVGYGCVDVAAQPDREGRARCRLPGGVHPSRRHRGIGGRILDAQQGIAERLAASEHPGRAGHMHVGGGLEGSDVRPLLTARGFAPVRSFLEMLRGLPGEQVPPSPPIAGIELRAPGDADSESVHAAHVAAFADHWGSAPSSPERWAHMWSASTRRPEFSSVAVDGSGRVLAYVMTDVWEDRRLYIALVGTRPEARGRGIGTAVLARTLRLAAAAGEFDEVQLEVDGESLTGATRLYARLGFVKDKQFTLYSKDL; encoded by the coding sequence ATGACCGCGACCTCCCGGCCCGCACACCTCACCTGGGACACGCTGCGCCTCGACGACGCCGAGCAGCTGTGCTCGCTGATGAACGACATCGGCGAGGCCGACGGCACCGGCGAGATCATCTCCCTCGAGTCGACGCGCGAGTTCCTCGGGACGCCGGGCACGGATCTGGCCCGCGGGTCGATCGCCGTGCGCGAAGGCGATCGACTGGTCGGCTACGGCTGCGTCGACGTCGCGGCGCAGCCCGATCGCGAGGGACGTGCGCGGTGCCGTCTGCCGGGAGGGGTGCATCCTTCCCGCCGGCACCGGGGGATCGGCGGCCGGATCCTCGATGCCCAGCAGGGGATCGCCGAGCGCCTGGCGGCGTCGGAGCACCCGGGCCGAGCCGGTCACATGCACGTGGGCGGAGGGCTCGAGGGCTCGGACGTGCGTCCGCTGCTCACCGCCCGCGGTTTCGCGCCCGTGCGCTCCTTCCTGGAGATGCTCCGCGGGCTGCCGGGGGAGCAGGTGCCGCCCTCGCCGCCGATCGCGGGCATCGAACTGCGCGCCCCCGGTGACGCGGACTCCGAGTCCGTGCACGCCGCGCATGTCGCCGCCTTCGCCGACCACTGGGGATCGGCGCCGTCGTCCCCGGAGCGCTGGGCGCACATGTGGAGCGCCTCGACCCGTCGCCCCGAGTTCTCCTCGGTCGCGGTGGACGGGTCGGGTCGCGTCCTCGCCTACGTGATGACCGATGTGTGGGAGGACCGCCGCCTCTACATCGCGCTGGTCGGCACCCGGCCCGAGGCCCGCGGGCGCGGGATCGGCACCGCCGTGCTCGCCCGCACCCTGCGCCTCGCTGCGGCGGCGGGGGAGTTCGACGAGGTCCAGCTCGAGGTCGACGGCGAGAGCCTCACCGGAGCGACGCGGCTCTACGCGCGACTCGGCTTCGTGAAGGACAAGCAATTCACGCTGTATAGTAAAGATCTGTAG